A single genomic interval of Danio aesculapii chromosome 5, fDanAes4.1, whole genome shotgun sequence harbors:
- the tet3 gene encoding methylcytosine dioxygenase TET3 isoform X1, with amino-acid sequence MHKLRGGPGPPVQDIYEFSLDEEDPKVFLGARSARVVSPADDYIRSEHEQAGMFSLSQMEDQEPVEPVAPQKKKRKRCGICGPCMRKENCGTCSNCLNRKIGHQICKLRKCDELKRRKSTWEVEYFEDIKTQSVIPNLAKETVSVVGSVDGPRGKGQMEIGSHECLEEGVLNQELSNGLSKHASNEENVCDNEDRDATKEQHQHNYHEGAGSISQTPGWVLEHTGKLSNPESQQGVWSGQNASTTVNDVDMEDAQTLVAFSVGSLPPYTNHQPSPTPTAQLYERFNQEMSNGGEQARKKAVDGVFCPPEDLNTLQAALSKARHGHKPPNCDCDGPDCPDYLEWLEKQIKLVTNCQNKTSCKLSATAQQPLEQHHYSQSQPQQCGGKPLCVQDTNSQPLVNQPSTPRPFGPPAPIPCSPSVLSIAKERNVSLQTAIAIEALTQLSATVPQTVVPPGESSPANHHQHLPTSYHQSMPQVVSSSPGPLLSSSATSAIPQSNHYPQQELTSWEQQRPHSQGEAPTPNILPGSSHYASSYPSSKPPFTNMHASIPNLRPQQWNQGTAGSCEKNSPRNAWMMANTDSKQHFAKPSHESSDPVSELKQLLGDTGEKHPFKFSFPHPSLQDVHKGSFTGVPHIKQEVETKEYLESECSVMGQEGMLNGQQLSTTIRHSTQAALQQHLHHKRNLFSNSPTYGPLAHMACQNLRKWWPQTIPENLVNIKQEHKEPKKKKGAQSSPLLKQPAGRPFGPLGTPLPKPKPIVIKKHKQKASQPTFLPQIQITISKPPLISPGYAPSLAQLVPSLPGMDAGLPSTQVAESHPAPAQSQESIINCSSAPISENSHSSTNPVSVLAPSTQKVIACPGPAGSNDSIPTTSITPQTSTTQPSPSLAGLSNLDPKFEELIRQFEEEFGDTAASAAETPENGPVQPVVTESHPNSGQTRLESPSLKQPNNCPPVPTNESEPMNEGQKDIAERQKEKTPLPPEDLCTVKQESEECALDVKPSGELLSGFLKQQNPFVAPFSPPNKRIKIESSNGVTVLSTTACFSADREGDDFNTPTKDVFPSSPSLKGFLESPLLYLDTPTKNLLDTPGKDAQPDFPICDCVDQVLEKDEGPYYNHLGSGRDIPSVRQLMEERYGEKGEAVRIEKVVYTGREGKSSQGCPIAKWVLRRSSEKEKVLCVVKQRPGHHCANTVIIIVILAWEGVPRGLGDKLYREVTETITKYGNPTSRRCGLNEDRTCACQGKDPETCGASFSFGCSWSMYFNGCKYARSKIPRKFRLQGDHPKEEDNLRDNFQNLATHVAPLYKKLAPQAYSNQCLHEDIASDCRLGLKEGRPFSGITACMDFCAHAHKDQHNLHNGCTVVCTLTKEDNRTVGTIPEDEQLHVLPLYKIATTDEFGSEENQRLKMQTGAIQVLANFRREVRKLPEPAKSCRQRRLEAKKAASEKKNRKLQLVETPEKTVKMEIRHAESPHIQQGNKAIPKQEVKPTIKKEPVDHFQPFNGAIHGYHALGNGKTNPDPHNMNSSFSYPGNYARGRIPSNSHPPAQSPINGFHPNLQDIRYGYYNYPSSALFSPELLRYDKGAWPKNGEPSATAFEQKPDVQCLQANLAQAYPPHHGQSQAQMADASIQGYPQPSDVSQSRTSSMSLEQTHRSTPIVKQEPMDVPLYKARSDGQAPSCPTTPSTTPKPEGWPGHKPNGGLVSKGWDGNIRAASNNSPFTPDKQRLHQQHPHQHEHPQYPQQQQWNSYSCPNTPMASPAPSPSPSLKAGLSPAPSPHPSTPRQWGSPAPSPQPKAWGPYGPMGYGAGVIRQGNPAGAFPDKMLSQAGVNCGSAPLGLQEKAWKSGGGSAAGSTPSPAPEGRLFPDALQRSDSQACWDSGAETQSERDPEEDEVWSDSEHNFLDPNIGGVAVAPAHGCVLIECARRELHATTPLKKPDRTHPSRISLVFYQHKNLNQPCHGLALWESKMKILAERARQRQQEAALLGLSQEEIKAYGKKRKWAAGSASPSPGQTKDKREGVVTRMAPTQHSTTIVTVSPYPSTHLTGPYSRFV; translated from the exons ACTGTTTCTGTGGTGGGTTCAGTGGATGGCCCCAGAGGAAAAGGCCAGATGGAAATTGGGTCCCATGAATGCCTGGAAGAAGGCGTGTTAAACCAGGAACTCTCTAATGGGCTTAGCAAACATGCATCTAATGAAGAAAATGTTTGTGATAACGAAGACAGAGATGCAACCAAGGAGCAACACCAGCATAACTATCATGAGGGGGCTGGAAGTATTTCCCAGACACCAGGCTGGGTCCTTGAGCATACCGGGAAGTTGTCAAATCCTGAATCTCAACAAGGTGTTTGGAGTGGTCAAAATGCCAGCACAACAGTAAATGATGTGGATATGGAGGATGCACAAACTCTGGTGGCCTTTTCTGTTGGCTCACTGCCACCTTACACCAACCACCAACCTTCACCGACCCCTACAGCTCAGCTGTATGAAAGATTCAATCAGGAAATGTCTAATGGAGGTGAGCAGGCCAGAAAGAAAGCTGTTGATGGCGTGTTTTGCCCCCCTGAAGATCTAAACACTCTTCAGGCAGCACTGAGCAAGGCCCGTCATGGCCACAAGCCACCTAATTGTGATTGTGATGGCCCAGACTGCCCTGATTATCTGGAGTGGCTGGAGAAGCAAATAAAATTGGTGACTAACTGTCAGAATAAAACTTCCTGTAAGCTTTCGGCTACTGCTCAACAGCCACTTGAACAGCATCATTATTCCCAATCCCAACCTCAACAATGTGGAGGTAAACCATTGTGTGTGCAAGACACAAATTCACAGCCCCTTGTTAACCAGCCTTCTACTCCTCGACCCTTTGGCCCACCAGCACCTATTCCCTGCTCCCCTAGTGTTCTGTCCATAGCCAAGGAAAGAAATGTTAGTTTGCAAACAGCCATTGCAATTGAGGCTCTGACCCAGTTGTCTGCCACTGTCCCACAAACTGTTGTACCTCCAGGTGAGTCTTCACCTGCAAATCACCATCAGCATCTGCCAACCTCCTACCACCAGAGCATGCCACAAGTTGTTTCTTCATCACCTGGTCCTCTGTTGTCCTCCTCTGCCACCTCTGCTATTCCACAGTCAAACCATTACCCTCAACAAGAGCTTACATCTTGGGAGCAACAGAGACCTCATTCTCAGGGTGAGGCCCCTACACCGAACATTTTGCCTGGCTCTTCTCATTATGCTTCCTCATACCCATCTTCCAAGCCCCCATTTACAAATATGCACGCATCAATCCCCAATCTTCGACCTCAGCAGTGGAACCAGGGCACAGCTGGTAGCTGTGAGAAAAACTCCCCTCGCAATGCATGGATGATGGCAAACACAGACTCTAAACAACATTTTGCAAAGCCATCCCATGAGAGCAGTGACCCAGTGTCTGAGCTGAAGCAACTTCTTGGAGACACTGGTGAAAAACACCCATTCAAGTTCTCATTCCCTCACCCCAGCTTACAGGATGTTCATAAGGGCAGCTTTACTGGGGTGCCTCACATAAAGCAGGAGGTCGAAACAAAAGAATACCTGGAATCAGAATGCTCAGTCATGGGCCAGGAAGGGATGCTAAATGGTCAGCAGTTATCCACCACCATTAGGCACTCAACTCAGGCAGCACTACAGCAGCACCTTCATCATAAACGTAATCTCTTCTCTAATTCCCCAACATATGGTCCATTAGCCCACATGGCTTGTCAGAACCTTCGTAAATGGTGGCCTCAGACTATTCCAGAGAATCTCGTTAACATCAAACAGGAGCACAAGGAACCTAAAAAGAAAAAGGGTGCTCAAAGTTCTCCTCTTCTAAAGCAGCCAGCTGGTCGGCCGTTTGGTCCACTGGGTACACCTCTTCCAAAACCCAAACCGATTGTTATCAAGAAGCATAAACAAAAAGCTTCCCAGCCAACTTTTCTACCACAGATCCAGATTACAATATCAAAACCACCTCTCATTTCTCCAGGTTATGCACCATCCCTAGCTCAGCTTGTTCCATCTCTGCCAGGCATGGATGCTGGGCTTCCCTCCACTCAGGTGGCTGAGAGCCACCCAGCTCCAGCTCAATCTCAGGAATCCATTATTAATTGCAGTAGTGCACCCATCTCTGAAAATAGTCATTCTTCTACTAACCCTGTGTCAGTCCTAGCACCATCAACCCAGAAGGTAATAGCATGCCCAGGCCCAGCTGGGTCAAATGACAGCATCCCAACAACCAGTATCACACCTCAAACATCTACAACACAGCCATCTCCTTCACTGGCTGGCCTCAGTAACCTAGATCCAAAATTTGAAGAGCTGATTCGGCAGTTTGAGGAGGAGTTTGGGGACACTGCAGCTTCTGCAGCAGAGACCCCAGAGAATGGCCCTGTTCAACCAGTGGTGACTGAGTCGCACCCAAACTCAGGACAAACGAGACTCGAGTCGCCATCCCTAAAGCAGCCAAACAACTGCCCTCCTGTTCCCACAAATGAGTCTGAGCCCATGAACGAAGGTCAAAAGGACATAGCTGAAAGACAGAAGGAAAAAACACCATTGCCACCTGAGGATCTCTGTACTGTCAAACAGGAAAGTGAGGAATGTGCATTGGATGTGAAACCTTCAGGGGAGCTCCTGTCTGGATTTCTGAAGCAACAGAACCCCTTCGTTGCACCTTTTTCTCCTCCAAATAAGCGTATAAAGATTGAATCATCTAATGGTGTGACCGTGCTCTCCACAACTGCATGTTTCTCTGCAGACAGGGAGGGTGATGATTTCAATACTCCCACCAAGGATGTCTTTCCCTCTTCACCTTCACTTAAAGGTTTTCTTGAGTCCCCATTGCTCTACCTGGACACTCCCACCAAGAACCTGCTTGATACACCTGGGAAAGATGCTCAGCCTGATTTTCCAATCTGTGATTGCGTAG ACCAAGTTCTTGAAAAGGATGAAGGTCCATATTACAATCATTTGGGATCTGGACGAGACATACCTTCAGTCAGACAACTGATGGAAGAGAG GTATGGGGAAAAGGGGGAAGCCGTTCGCATTGAAAAGGTGGTTTACACAGGGCGAGAAGGAAAGAGCTCTCAGGGATGTCCTATTGCTAAGTGG GTGTTACGTCGCAGCAGTGAAAAGGAGAAAGTGTTGTGTGTTGTCAAGCAACGGCCTGGGCACCACTGTGCCAACACTGTCATCATCATTGTCATCCTGGCCTGGGAAGGTGTGCCCCGTGGTCTTGGCGATAAACTGTACAGAGAAGTCACAGAAACCATCACCAAATATGGCAATCCCACCAGCCGTCGCTGTGGACTCAATGAGGA TCGAACCTGTGCATGTCAAGGGAAGGACCCAGAGACCTGTGGAGCTTCATTCTCTTTTGGCTGTTCCTGGAGCATGTATTTCAATGGATGCAAGTATGCTCGAAGCAAGATCCCTCGTAAGTTCAGACTGCAGGGAGACCACCCCAAAGAG GAGGACAATCTCAGGGATAACTTCCAAAACTTGGCCACACATGTGGCCCCTCTCTATAAGAAACTAGCTCCCCAGGCCTACAGCAACcag tgtttacatGAGGATATTGCTTCAGACTGTCGGTTGGGATTGAAGGAAGGACGTCCATTTTCAGGAATCACTGCATGCATGGATTTCTGTGCTCATGCTCACAAAGACCAGCATAACCTCCACAATGGCTGCACTGTG GTGTGCACTCTCACGAAAGAGGACAATCGCACAGTGGGCACAATCCCAGAAGATGAGCAGCTGCATGTGCTTCCGCTCTACAAGATCGCTACAACTGATGAGTTTGGTAGTGAGGAGAACCAGCGTCTCAAAATGCAGACAGGAGCCATCCAGGTGCTCGCTAACTTCCGTCGAGAGGTTAGAAAACTTCCAGAACCTGCAAAATCATGCCGCCAGCGTCGATTGGAGGCCAAAAAGGCTGCATCAGAGAAAAAGAACAGGAAATTGCAGCTTGTAGAAACTCCAGAGAAGACTGTCAAGATGGAGATACGCCATGCAGAGTCACCCCACATTCAGCAAGGCAATAAAG CTATTCCAAAACAGGAGGTGAAACCAACCATTAAAAAAGAGCCTGTCGACCACTTCCAGCCCTTCAATGGAGCCATACATGGTTACCATGCACTAGGGAATGGCAAGACAAACCCTGATCCCCATAACATGAACAGTTCGTTTTCCTACCCTGGTAACTATGCAAGAGGTCGCATCCCTAGCAACAGTCATCCTCCTGCACAGAGCCCTATCAATGGCTTTCACCCTAACCTCCAAGATATACGGTATGGTTATTACAACTACCCTTCCAGTGCACTTTTCTCTCCTGAGCTCTTGAGATATGATAAAGGAGCCTGGCCCAAAAACGGAGAACCCTCTGCCACAGCATTTGAACAGAAGCCGGATGTTCAGTGTCTCCAAGCCAATCTGGCACAGGCGTATCCCCCCCATCATGGGCAGTCTCAGGCACAAATGGCTGATGCATCTATTCAAGGCTACCCACAACCTTCTGATGTTTCGCAGTCTCGTACTTCATCTATGTCTCTTGAGCAGACACACCGCTCAACACCCATAGTCAAACAGGAGCCCATGGATGTGCCATTGTACAAAGCCAGATCAGATGGTCAAGCGCCGAGCTGCCCTACCACTCCCAGTACAACACCAAAACCTGAAGGATGGCCTGGGCACAAACCAAACGGCGGTCTAGTCTCTAAAGGCTGGGATGGAAACATCAGAGCAGCCTCAAATAATTCACCCTTCACACCAGATAAGCAGAGGCTCCACCAGCaacacccacaccaacacgaacATCCTCAGTATCCACAGCAGCAACAGTGGAATTCCTATTCCTGCCCAAACACTCCAATGGCATCTCCTGCCCCATCTCCGTCCCCATCCCTAAAAGCAGGCCTATCACCTGCACCCTCTCCACACCCGTCCACCCCAAGACAGTGGGGAAGCCCTGCCCCTAGTCCACAACCTAAAGCATGGGGTCCATACGGTCCCATGGGTTATGGTGCTGGTGTTATCAGGCAAGGCAACCCTGCTGGTGCTTTCCCTGATAAAATGCTTTCCCAGGCAGGTGTAAATTGTGGCTCTGCACCTCTTGGACTCCAGGAGAAAGCCTGGAAGTCTGGTGGTGGGTCAGCAGCAGGTAGCACGCCATCTCCAGCTCCTGAGGGGCGATTGTTTCCCGATGCACTGCAAAGGTCAGACAGCCAGGCATGTTGGGACAGTGGAGCAGAGACACAGAGTGAACGAGATCCTGAAGAGGACGAGGTGTGGTCTGACAGTGAACACAACTTCTTGGATCCCAACATCGGAGGAGTAGCAGTTGCACCTGCTCATGGTTGTGTCTTGATTGAGTGTGCCCGTCGAGAGCTCCATGCCACCACACCGCTTAAAAAGCCTGACCGCACTCACCCAAGCCGCATATCCCTGGTCTTCTACCAGCACAAGAACCTGAACCAGCCCTGCCATGGTCTGGCTTTGTGGGAATCCAAGATGAAAATCCTGGCAGAGCGAGCGCGACAACGGCAACAAGAAGCTGCTCTTTTGGGTCTCTCACAGGAAGAAATTAAGGCCTACGGGAAAAAGCGCAAATGGGCGGCTGGGTCAGCAAGCCCGTCCCCTGGACAAACTAAGGACAAACGGGAGGGTGTAGTGACACGGATGGCCCCAACACAGCATAGCACCACCATAGTCACAGTTTCACCTTACCCGTCCACACACCTTACTGGTCCTTACAGTCGATTCGTGTGA